One genomic region from Thermoleptolyngbya sichuanensis A183 encodes:
- a CDS encoding CAAX protease: protein MEQPSPTETRAAKRGRSPWKAPWRVASIAGTVLAAVLAASSTLIPAFSGWLSHTLLVLAATLSITKDLLLVGGIAVLVASLLAPLEALGWWAGWYGEDLQTLEAPGTLAEPLPEPGTITRYVIYLDGIAQGKYTYLPDVEEFLATLAADMPDDIVLIQGIMSYSVMNRSLTERRMLAFFWRIVDRLQMSPSSGIFGLLLSFLINIRNVLVVAVTADQRYGPIYGQGTAQVIFNSLTHYGYQPNSGVPVTLLGYSGGAQVALRAALTLKQLLKAPIDVISLAGVVSGNHNLLELEHLYHLVGDRDWVEKEGAVLFPQRWRLFPLSPWNRARQRRKITISSLGSMGHNGADGPYSVTKRLPDGRTHLEATVRAVSDILQGKSALVSKMQVAKPSNYERYWQAEFNRPDYYPLDQTVDSGLYRAIAPWMGRLILPKPNERRQVRGVWFEVHHAPPEYAHLVGQVAVLRWQQTPGIQFFLQQTTRDVFFSEETEYSICQGLVHPLRIDRWQRVDPLESLAGSRPYDDVLVMLDEPQVKDVQIGGEGRSLLAITREPVQITGRYYALARLLEPVDAEGLPLPASDESAPEFFRIQHFNRATRQFDGPTEIARFPPVIPDANNLPPAGNRGLELSPAGRDGWYLYGAKDAAGRFVVQAIAPRALLRLQPDQTIGDRREAGQFLRRGIWEDIATLKGNVRSTLLLNALNENLADSPNAPPDAPAPANAPPFAEGSRALVIHLYGGIGGAMAEPQAQGPLYFGHFAYGVATVVREPLADELIFDIHYHQVYTHNTDGVIAGTLSWQRFLGDRQFGWLGVRPVCDLLIQYDPFTSPFDFGGVKASALDGLVTQLEIMTARYRIGDGTGGTYVGPAHNCSQDSNQAFYAAVKNLGDALNRMPELKAWLDEQPDQAARFDQLVQLGRFIKREMLPLGTARADWKTNDSTLGVSPESEILYNLTVGLISWRTLLPRLACETIARQFLNQGAQIWVLQTCQVGGDRPEIAPVAPTPLGW from the coding sequence ATGGAACAGCCCAGCCCGACCGAGACCCGTGCTGCCAAACGAGGGCGATCGCCCTGGAAAGCGCCCTGGAGAGTCGCCAGTATCGCAGGCACGGTTTTGGCCGCAGTTCTAGCCGCATCGTCCACGCTGATTCCGGCGTTCAGCGGCTGGCTCTCGCACACGCTGCTGGTGCTGGCGGCCACCCTCAGCATTACCAAAGATCTGCTGCTGGTGGGCGGCATCGCGGTCTTGGTTGCCAGTTTGCTGGCCCCGCTGGAGGCCCTGGGCTGGTGGGCAGGCTGGTATGGTGAGGATCTGCAAACCCTGGAAGCACCGGGAACACTGGCAGAACCGCTGCCCGAACCCGGCACCATCACTCGCTACGTCATTTATCTGGATGGCATTGCCCAGGGAAAGTATACCTACCTGCCCGACGTAGAGGAATTCCTGGCCACGCTGGCAGCCGACATGCCCGATGACATCGTGCTGATCCAGGGCATCATGTCCTACTCCGTGATGAATCGATCGCTCACCGAACGGCGGATGCTGGCATTTTTCTGGCGCATCGTCGATCGGCTGCAAATGTCGCCCTCCAGCGGCATCTTTGGGCTGTTGCTCTCGTTTTTGATTAACATCCGCAACGTGCTGGTAGTCGCCGTGACTGCCGATCAGCGCTACGGCCCGATTTACGGCCAGGGCACAGCGCAGGTCATCTTCAACAGCCTGACCCACTACGGCTATCAGCCTAATAGCGGGGTTCCGGTGACGCTGCTGGGCTATAGCGGCGGGGCGCAGGTGGCGCTGCGGGCGGCGCTGACGCTAAAGCAACTGCTGAAAGCGCCCATCGACGTGATCTCGCTAGCGGGCGTGGTCAGCGGCAATCACAACCTGTTGGAACTGGAGCATCTCTATCATCTGGTGGGCGATCGCGACTGGGTTGAAAAAGAAGGTGCAGTCCTGTTTCCCCAGCGCTGGCGGCTGTTTCCGCTGTCGCCCTGGAACCGCGCCCGCCAGCGCCGCAAGATCACCATTTCTTCCCTCGGCTCGATGGGGCACAACGGAGCCGACGGCCCCTACAGCGTCACTAAGCGCTTGCCCGACGGCCGCACGCACCTAGAGGCAACCGTCCGCGCTGTGTCCGATATTTTGCAGGGCAAGTCGGCGCTGGTGAGCAAAATGCAAGTCGCCAAACCTAGCAACTACGAGCGCTATTGGCAAGCCGAGTTTAACCGACCCGACTATTATCCGCTGGATCAAACCGTAGACTCAGGCCTGTATCGGGCGATCGCCCCCTGGATGGGCCGGCTGATCTTGCCCAAACCGAACGAGCGGCGGCAGGTGCGCGGCGTGTGGTTTGAGGTGCATCACGCGCCGCCAGAATATGCCCATCTGGTGGGTCAGGTGGCTGTGCTGCGCTGGCAGCAAACGCCGGGGATTCAGTTCTTTTTGCAGCAGACCACCCGCGATGTCTTTTTTAGCGAAGAGACGGAATACAGCATTTGCCAGGGCTTGGTGCATCCGCTGCGAATTGACCGCTGGCAGCGGGTCGATCCGCTAGAGTCGCTGGCAGGCAGCCGCCCCTACGACGATGTGCTGGTGATGCTGGACGAGCCGCAGGTGAAAGATGTCCAGATCGGCGGCGAAGGGCGATCGCTCCTCGCCATCACGCGAGAACCTGTGCAGATCACGGGTCGCTATTATGCCTTGGCCAGGCTTCTGGAACCCGTCGATGCCGAGGGATTGCCCCTGCCCGCTTCCGACGAGTCTGCGCCAGAATTTTTCCGCATTCAGCATTTCAACCGCGCCACGCGCCAGTTTGACGGGCCCACAGAAATTGCGCGGTTTCCCCCGGTTATTCCCGATGCAAACAACCTGCCGCCTGCCGGGAATCGGGGACTGGAGCTGTCTCCTGCGGGGCGCGATGGCTGGTATCTCTATGGCGCAAAGGACGCAGCGGGTCGGTTTGTGGTGCAGGCGATCGCCCCCCGTGCGCTCCTGCGCTTGCAGCCGGATCAAACCATTGGCGATCGCCGCGAGGCGGGGCAGTTCCTCCGGCGCGGTATCTGGGAAGACATTGCCACGCTGAAGGGCAACGTCCGCTCGACGCTGCTCCTAAATGCCCTAAACGAGAACTTGGCTGATTCTCCGAATGCTCCCCCGGATGCCCCTGCGCCCGCCAATGCCCCACCCTTTGCCGAAGGCTCCCGGGCGCTGGTGATTCACCTCTACGGCGGCATCGGCGGCGCAATGGCAGAACCCCAGGCGCAGGGCCCGCTATACTTTGGGCATTTTGCCTACGGCGTGGCGACCGTGGTGCGCGAACCACTGGCCGACGAGCTAATCTTCGACATTCACTACCACCAGGTCTATACCCACAACACCGACGGGGTGATTGCGGGAACGCTATCCTGGCAGCGATTTTTGGGCGATCGCCAGTTTGGCTGGCTGGGTGTGCGACCAGTGTGCGACCTACTGATTCAATACGATCCGTTCACCAGCCCCTTCGACTTTGGCGGCGTAAAAGCCTCGGCGCTAGACGGACTCGTGACCCAGCTTGAAATCATGACCGCCCGCTACCGCATTGGCGACGGCACAGGCGGAACCTACGTCGGCCCAGCCCACAACTGTTCGCAAGACTCCAATCAGGCCTTCTACGCAGCGGTGAAAAATCTGGGCGACGCGCTCAACCGGATGCCGGAACTCAAAGCCTGGCTGGATGAACAGCCCGACCAAGCAGCCCGGTTTGACCAACTGGTGCAGTTGGGGCGCTTTATTAAACGCGAGATGCTGCCGCTGGGCACGGCCCGCGCCGACTGGAAAACGAACGACAGCACTCTCGGCGTTAGCCCCGAAAGCGAAATTCTCTATAATCTCACCGTCGGGCTGATTAGCTGGCGGACGCTGCTGCCCCGCCTCGCCTGCGAAACCATTGCCCGCCAGTTTCTCAACCAGGGCGCACAGATTTGGGTGCTGCAAACTTGCCAGGTGGGGGGCGATCGCCCAGAGATTGCGCCCGTCGCGCCAACGCCGTTGGGCTGGTGA
- a CDS encoding cupin domain-containing protein → MSGADTTAPQPNDGEIITVRPDAETLTRQRLPYFVGISGNTAGTQGISMNLVIIPPGASAEPHFHRDYETAIYILEGRVETRYGLGLRQSVINETGDFLFIPPGVPHQPHNLSQTEPARALVSRNDPNEQENAVLYNPTGDTPASDAPE, encoded by the coding sequence ATGAGCGGGGCAGACACCACCGCTCCCCAGCCCAACGACGGCGAAATCATTACCGTGCGTCCCGATGCAGAAACCCTGACGCGCCAGCGGTTGCCCTATTTCGTCGGCATTTCTGGCAACACCGCAGGGACGCAGGGCATCTCCATGAACCTGGTGATTATTCCGCCGGGAGCCTCTGCCGAGCCGCATTTCCACCGCGACTACGAAACCGCCATCTACATCCTAGAGGGGCGCGTCGAAACCCGCTATGGGCTGGGACTTCGGCAGTCGGTCATCAACGAAACAGGCGATTTCCTATTTATTCCCCCTGGCGTTCCCCACCAGCCTCACAACCTCAGCCAGACCGAACCCGCCCGCGCCCTAGTTTCCCGCAACGACCCCAACGAGCAAGAAAACGCCGTCCTCTACAACCCGACAGGTGATACTCCCGCGAGTGACGCACCAGAATAA
- a CDS encoding ABC transporter permease translates to MMQQKRSLTYYLLAGFFGLFVLFLYGPMLAIFILSLQGEEGTLTFPMKGFSFYWLGQVFQEQRVGNFTDAFWRSLLLGLLVTLLSVIVTVMSALAFRQRFKGAGTLFYLTIASLIVPSVLISLGIGIVFQVLDLETNWFSSGLGAHLTWTVPFAFLIMLGIFNRFNPSYEEASRDLGANDTKTFWEIVFPLILPALIGIGLLGFTLSYDEFTRTSLVSGQKNTLPLEIFGMTTNVTSPALYALGTLTTLFSFAMILLAIAAYNYTSRRQSQ, encoded by the coding sequence GTGATGCAACAGAAACGCTCCCTGACTTACTACCTGCTGGCAGGCTTCTTTGGGCTATTTGTCCTGTTTCTCTACGGCCCCATGCTGGCGATCTTTATCCTGTCGCTGCAAGGCGAAGAGGGCACGCTGACGTTTCCGATGAAAGGCTTTAGCTTCTACTGGCTGGGGCAGGTCTTCCAGGAACAGCGCGTGGGCAACTTTACGGATGCCTTCTGGCGATCGCTCCTGTTGGGGCTGCTGGTGACCCTGCTGTCGGTGATTGTCACGGTCATGTCTGCCCTGGCTTTCCGGCAGCGGTTCAAAGGGGCTGGGACCCTGTTCTATCTGACGATTGCCAGCCTGATCGTGCCCAGCGTGCTGATCTCTCTAGGCATCGGCATTGTGTTTCAGGTGCTGGATCTGGAAACGAACTGGTTCTCGTCGGGTCTGGGCGCACACCTGACCTGGACGGTTCCCTTTGCCTTTCTGATCATGCTGGGCATTTTCAACCGATTTAACCCGTCCTACGAAGAGGCCTCCCGCGACCTAGGCGCAAACGACACCAAAACCTTCTGGGAGATTGTGTTTCCGCTGATTCTGCCCGCGCTGATCGGCATTGGGCTATTGGGCTTTACGCTGTCCTATGACGAATTTACGCGCACGTCGCTGGTGTCGGGGCAAAAGAACACGCTGCCGCTGGAAATCTTCGGCATGACCACCAACGTTACCTCGCCTGCGCTCTATGCCTTGGGCACGCTGACGACGTTGTTTTCCTTTGCCATGATTCTGCTAGCGATCGCCGCCTACAACTACACCTCGCGCCGCCAGTCGCAGTGA
- a CDS encoding ABC transporter ATP-binding protein, with product MTHSSVSASASPTVDGGGVAPIPYDIPSTTVGVSLRSVTKKYGPVTAVENITLDIPPGSYCCLLGPSGCGKTTTMRMIAGHEDITQGDVYIGDLRVNDLPPAQRSTAMMFQNYALFPHKTVWQNVEFGLRMRDIPKPERDQRVGEILEIVGLSQFASRKPAQLSGGQQQRVALARSLVTRPQVLMLDEPLSALDENLRVKTRGELRRLQKQFGMTFIQVTHNQDEAYSLSDMIVVMDHGRIDQVGTPQEIFVKPISQFVAKFTGDNNIFKGTVCRADQDAEGYRVQMEVPKLGTLLCRGDYAQVGAEAACSVRADRVKVEPLSAADTSPRALVNQVTARIVAIEFTGYVTRVTLALEKTGQEVLYKVRSTDWVSQALQEGQVVALSWLADDCVFLSH from the coding sequence GTAGGCGTATCTCTCCGCTCGGTCACCAAAAAATACGGCCCCGTGACGGCAGTTGAAAATATTACCCTCGACATCCCGCCCGGTTCCTACTGCTGTTTGCTGGGGCCGAGCGGCTGCGGCAAAACCACCACGATGCGAATGATTGCAGGGCATGAGGACATTACTCAGGGCGACGTATACATTGGCGACCTGCGGGTGAATGACCTGCCGCCTGCCCAGCGCAGCACCGCCATGATGTTCCAAAACTACGCCCTGTTCCCCCACAAGACGGTCTGGCAAAACGTCGAGTTTGGGCTGCGGATGCGCGATATTCCCAAGCCCGAACGCGACCAGCGCGTCGGCGAAATCCTGGAAATCGTCGGGCTGAGCCAGTTTGCCAGCCGCAAACCCGCCCAGTTGAGCGGTGGACAGCAGCAGCGGGTGGCCCTAGCGCGATCGCTCGTCACTCGTCCCCAGGTGCTAATGCTAGACGAACCCCTCAGCGCCCTCGATGAAAACCTGCGGGTAAAAACGCGGGGCGAACTGCGCCGTCTGCAAAAGCAGTTTGGCATGACCTTCATCCAGGTAACGCACAATCAGGACGAAGCCTATTCCCTATCAGACATGATCGTGGTCATGGATCACGGGCGGATTGATCAGGTAGGCACGCCCCAGGAAATCTTCGTCAAGCCAATTTCCCAGTTCGTTGCAAAATTCACAGGCGACAACAACATCTTCAAAGGAACCGTCTGCCGCGCCGACCAAGATGCCGAGGGCTATCGGGTGCAGATGGAGGTGCCAAAGCTGGGAACGCTCCTCTGCCGGGGCGACTATGCCCAGGTTGGCGCAGAGGCCGCTTGCTCGGTGCGGGCAGACCGGGTGAAGGTGGAGCCGCTGTCGGCTGCGGACACGTCGCCCCGCGCTCTGGTGAATCAGGTGACGGCACGAATTGTAGCCATTGAATTCACAGGCTATGTCACTCGCGTCACCCTGGCGCTAGAGAAAACCGGACAGGAGGTGCTGTACAAAGTCCGCAGCACCGATTGGGTGAGCCAAGCGCTCCAGGAAGGGCAAGTCGTGGCGCTAAGCTGGCTGGCTGATGACTGTGTGTTCTTGTCGCATTAA
- a CDS encoding ABC transporter permease, giving the protein MLKSWKSIQPYALVTPQTFVLLLFLVLPILMIFIVSFWQFDGIQMIPGFTLDNYKSIFTSDVTLRTYLNTFKYVFLVWFFCLAIAFPVAYFLAFFIEDQKWQIILFLVCTVPFWTSNIIRMISWVPVLGREGLVNSTLMRLGLINQPLEWLLFSDFAIVLGMVHLYNFFMIAPIFNSLMRIDRSLITAARDMGASGFQILKEIILPLAAPGIAIGSIFVVTLVMGEFVTVRMMGGGQAASVGKMIQTQIGSLQYPLAAANAVILLLVTLLLVMAILRVVDIRKEL; this is encoded by the coding sequence ATGCTGAAATCCTGGAAAAGCATTCAGCCCTACGCACTGGTGACCCCCCAAACGTTCGTGCTGCTGCTATTTTTGGTGCTGCCAATCCTCATGATCTTTATTGTCAGCTTTTGGCAGTTCGACGGCATTCAGATGATTCCCGGCTTTACGCTGGATAACTACAAAAGTATCTTCACGTCCGATGTGACGCTGAGAACCTACCTGAACACGTTCAAGTATGTGTTCCTGGTGTGGTTCTTTTGCCTGGCGATCGCCTTTCCCGTGGCATACTTTCTAGCGTTCTTCATCGAAGACCAAAAGTGGCAAATCATCCTCTTCTTAGTGTGTACAGTGCCATTCTGGACTTCAAACATTATCCGGATGATTTCCTGGGTGCCCGTGCTGGGGCGGGAGGGTCTGGTAAACAGCACGCTGATGCGCCTGGGGCTAATCAATCAACCGCTGGAGTGGCTGCTGTTTTCAGATTTTGCCATCGTGCTGGGCATGGTGCATTTGTACAACTTTTTTATGATTGCGCCTATTTTCAATAGCCTCATGCGGATCGATCGCAGCTTGATCACTGCCGCACGAGACATGGGCGCATCCGGGTTTCAAATTCTCAAAGAAATCATTCTGCCGCTAGCGGCTCCGGGTATTGCCATCGGCTCTATTTTTGTGGTGACGCTGGTGATGGGCGAGTTCGTCACTGTGCGGATGATGGGCGGCGGGCAGGCGGCCTCCGTCGGCAAGATGATTCAGACCCAAATCGGCAGCTTGCAGTATCCGCTGGCGGCGGCAAACGCGGTGATTTTGCTGCTGGTGACGCTGCTGCTGGTCATGGCAATTTTGCGCGTGGTCGATATCCGCAAGGAGTTGTGA
- a CDS encoding dienelactone hydrolase family protein produces MQIIKRNVELRVDDSLMRVYVAAPKPEGRYPGIVFFSDIYQLGGPITRLADRLAGYGYVVAAPEIFHRLEPVGTVIEPSDLGRMQGNDDARRTAIAHYDADTRAVLDFLKSESSVLPNKLGSMGFCIGGHLAYRAAFQPEVKATVSCYPTGIPIGKLGKGVADTLQRTGEIHGELLLVFGTLDPHVKEPDRHTLAQTLEKTGVRHQILIYEADHTFMRDDGPRYDPAATDAAWNELISFLKRVIG; encoded by the coding sequence ATGCAAATTATCAAGCGGAATGTGGAACTGCGGGTGGACGATAGCCTGATGCGGGTGTACGTGGCCGCGCCCAAGCCAGAGGGTCGATATCCCGGCATCGTCTTCTTTTCAGATATTTATCAACTGGGTGGCCCGATTACGCGGCTGGCGGATCGGCTGGCAGGCTATGGCTATGTGGTGGCCGCGCCAGAAATTTTTCATCGGCTGGAACCTGTGGGCACGGTGATCGAACCTAGCGACCTGGGACGGATGCAGGGGAATGATGATGCTCGACGAACGGCGATCGCCCACTACGATGCCGACACCCGTGCCGTCCTCGATTTTCTCAAGTCTGAAAGCAGCGTGTTGCCCAACAAACTGGGCAGCATGGGCTTTTGCATCGGCGGACACCTTGCCTACCGCGCTGCCTTCCAGCCAGAGGTGAAAGCCACCGTCAGTTGCTATCCCACGGGCATCCCCATCGGCAAACTGGGCAAAGGCGTGGCTGACACGCTCCAGCGCACGGGCGAAATCCACGGTGAGCTGCTGCTCGTCTTTGGCACGCTCGACCCGCATGTGAAAGAACCCGATCGCCACACCCTCGCCCAAACCCTGGAAAAGACTGGCGTAAGGCATCAGATCTTGATCTACGAGGCCGACCACACATTCATGCGCGACGATGGCCCCCGCTACGACCCCGCCGCCACTGATGCTGCCTGGAATGAACTCATCTCGTTCCTGAAGCGGGTAATTGGTTAG
- a CDS encoding ABC transporter substrate-binding protein, with the protein MAKISRRQVIRTGLAAGAALAATRCARSEAPVGTPNNPATGPEVNINQTKDVTLRLIGTGVSQINEIRDKAQQDLGFKLDMRALSTEENNQIAITQPRQYDIFDGEYFSLPLVVPSGNLQPIDVNKVKDYDKIVPFFTQGKFEGMPVEQSQGTAPYKVQYVTGPDSKEFSPTPTDYATLIPFQYNADTLGYRPDLVGRKIETWGELFNPEFKGKTSILDIPQIGIMDAAMVAESLGLMKFADKGNMTREEIDQITNILKEQKRAGQFRAFWKTFDESVNLMNAGEVVLQSMWSPAVTAVKAKGTQCIYAPLKEGYRGWGGGIGLSKNLSGIQLDAAYEYINWMLEGWVGSFLGRQGYYSAAPENAKKYMSQAEWDFWYEGKPAAEDMVDPFGKTLEKKGAVRDGGSFKDRFGNIVCWNSTMKENVYLVQKWNEFIAS; encoded by the coding sequence ATGGCTAAAATCTCTCGTCGTCAGGTCATCCGCACTGGACTCGCCGCCGGAGCCGCGCTGGCTGCGACCCGCTGCGCCCGCAGCGAAGCCCCCGTCGGCACCCCCAACAACCCGGCTACGGGCCCAGAGGTGAACATTAACCAGACCAAGGACGTGACTCTGCGGCTAATTGGTACTGGCGTATCGCAAATCAATGAAATTCGCGATAAAGCCCAGCAAGATCTCGGCTTTAAGCTGGACATGCGCGCCCTCAGCACCGAAGAAAACAACCAGATTGCCATTACCCAACCCAGGCAGTACGACATCTTTGACGGGGAATATTTCAGCCTGCCGCTGGTGGTGCCGTCGGGCAACCTCCAGCCCATCGATGTCAACAAAGTGAAAGACTACGACAAGATTGTGCCCTTCTTTACTCAGGGCAAGTTTGAGGGAATGCCCGTAGAGCAGTCCCAAGGCACTGCGCCCTACAAGGTGCAATACGTCACCGGGCCCGACTCCAAGGAGTTTTCACCAACCCCCACCGACTACGCCACGCTAATTCCGTTCCAGTACAACGCAGACACGCTGGGCTACCGTCCTGACCTCGTGGGCCGCAAGATCGAAACCTGGGGCGAACTGTTTAATCCTGAATTCAAAGGCAAGACCTCGATTCTGGACATTCCCCAAATCGGCATTATGGACGCGGCGATGGTGGCCGAGTCGCTGGGGCTGATGAAATTTGCCGACAAGGGCAACATGACCCGCGAAGAAATCGACCAGATTACCAACATTCTTAAGGAACAGAAGCGGGCGGGTCAGTTCCGGGCTTTCTGGAAGACCTTTGATGAATCGGTGAACCTGATGAATGCGGGCGAGGTGGTGCTGCAATCTATGTGGTCGCCTGCGGTGACGGCGGTGAAGGCCAAGGGAACGCAGTGTATCTATGCGCCGCTGAAGGAGGGCTATCGCGGCTGGGGCGGCGGCATCGGCCTGTCCAAGAATCTGTCGGGCATTCAGCTTGACGCAGCCTACGAATACATCAACTGGATGCTGGAGGGCTGGGTCGGTTCCTTCCTGGGTCGCCAGGGCTACTACAGCGCTGCACCAGAAAACGCCAAGAAGTACATGTCTCAGGCAGAGTGGGACTTCTGGTATGAAGGCAAGCCCGCCGCCGAAGACATGGTAGACCCCTTCGGCAAGACGCTAGAGAAGAAGGGCGCAGTGCGGGATGGCGGCTCCTTCAAGGATCGCTTCGGCAACATTGTGTGCTGGAACTCCACAATGAAGGAGAACGTGTACCTGGTGCAAAAGTGGAATGAGTTTATTGCGTCGTAG